In the Bartonella apihabitans genome, TGAAAATGAACTTTATGGCGGAGCCAGTCCGAGGATTTACCCGTTCGTTGATATTCGGGATGCCGGAGCGTTGCTTCAAAGAGCCGGTTTTGCAATGCCGGTGAGCGACGTGGAAAATTTGACTGTGCGTTATGATACGGTTTTTCATCTTATTGATGACTTGCGTGCTATGGGGATGCAGAATGCACTGATTGGTCGTTCCCATCGCCCTGTAAGCAGAAGATTTTTTCAGCGTGTTGCCGAAATTTATGCGGATCGTTTTAGCGATAATGATGGCCGTATCCGCGCAAGTTTTTCATTTATCTGGCTTTCCGGATGGGCTCCGGATAAAAGCCAGCAAAAACCGGCTCGTCCGGGAACAGCAACAATATCTCTTGTTGATGTTCTGGGGGATAAGTCGGCTCATTGATAGCGCATTCGATAAACTTCCAGTTATCTTTGAAAACTGGATTAAGGTTTTTCCGGCTTTTTGCAGGTAATCAAAGAGGAATTCGGGCGCAACCGTTTTTATGACGGGCAGTTTGCTTCAAGTATTGCTCAGTTCCTTATCATTGTCGGATTCAAAAACCGATTTATCGGTTTCGTGTAAAATCTGGCTTGTAATTGTTGCTGCCGTCATTGCACCATTTACATTCAAAGCCGTGCGTCCCATATCGATCAATGGCTCGATAGAGATGAGCAATGCAACAAGTGTAACCGGCAAGCCCATTGTTGGCAAAACAATAAGGGCTGCAAATGTTGCACCACCACCAACGCCCGCAACGCCGATCGAGCTTAATGTGACAATACCGACAAGTGTCGCAATCCAGACAGGATCAAGCGGATTGATGCCGACAGTCGGCGCTACCATGGTGGCAAGCATTGCCGGATAGAGGCCGGCACAACCATTTTGACCTATTGTTGCACCGAAAGACGCTGCAAAACCGGCAATTGATTGCGGAACGCCTATGCGTTCGGTCAAAGCTTCAATATTCAACGGAATACTGGCGGCACTTGACCTGCTGGTAAAGGCGAATGTCAGTACCGGCATAACTTTAGAAAAGAAACGCAGAGGATTAATGCCCGAAAGTCCGAGCAGCAATCCGTGAACGCAAAACATAATCGCAAGCCCCAGATAGGAAGCAACGATAAATGCCAATAATTTCAAAATATCCTCGGCATTGGAGGTGGCTGCAACCTTTGTCATAAGGGCGAGAACGCCATAGGGGGTAAGCAGAATGACAAGGCGAACCAGTTTCATGACCCAGGCCTGCAGCGTGTCGATTGCCGAAATAACACCTTTTCCTTTTTCGGGATTGTCTTTCATCAGGCGAATAGCTGCCGCACCAAGAAACGCTGCGAAAATAACGACACTGATAATGGACGTAGGATTGGCACCTGTGAGATCGGCAAACGGGTTTTTGGGTATGAAAGAAAGGACAAGTTGCGGAACACTCATATCGGCAACTTTGGACATGTAATTGGTCTGGATAGCACTCAATCTGGCACTTTCGGCACTTCCCTGAACAAGGCCTTCAGCCGAAAGGCCAAAGAGATTGACCATCATGACGCCGACAAAAGCCGCAATCAAAGTGGTAAACAGAAGAATGCCTATAGTGATTGTACTGATTTTGCCAAGTGACGAGGCTGAATGAAGACGGGCCACCGCAGAAAGGATAGATGCAAAAACCAGTGGCATGACGATCATTTGCAAAAGAAGCACATAACCGTTGCCAACGATATTGAACCATTCGATGGATTTTTTTAATTGCGCATTATCGAGACCGTAAATGGACTGCAATATGATTCCGAAGATTACGCCAATAACAAGTCCGATCAAAACCCGACGCGAAAGACTCCAGCCTGTTCTTGCGGTTCTGGCAAGTCCAACGAGTAACAGAATGAATATGACGAGATTGGCAATAAATCCGA is a window encoding:
- a CDS encoding L-cystine transporter, with translation MLIGFIANLVIFILLLVGLARTARTGWSLSRRVLIGLVIGVIFGIILQSIYGLDNAQLKKSIEWFNIVGNGYVLLLQMIVMPLVFASILSAVARLHSASSLGKISTITIGILLFTTLIAAFVGVMMVNLFGLSAEGLVQGSAESARLSAIQTNYMSKVADMSVPQLVLSFIPKNPFADLTGANPTSIISVVIFAAFLGAAAIRLMKDNPEKGKGVISAIDTLQAWVMKLVRLVILLTPYGVLALMTKVAATSNAEDILKLLAFIVASYLGLAIMFCVHGLLLGLSGINPLRFFSKVMPVLTFAFTSRSSAASIPLNIEALTERIGVPQSIAGFAASFGATIGQNGCAGLYPAMLATMVAPTVGINPLDPVWIATLVGIVTLSSIGVAGVGGGATFAALIVLPTMGLPVTLVALLISIEPLIDMGRTALNVNGAMTAATITSQILHETDKSVFESDNDKELSNT